The following proteins come from a genomic window of Methanocalculus alkaliphilus:
- a CDS encoding beta-galactosidase trimerization domain-containing protein, with amino-acid sequence MSESSRHPFWYGLMGGIIGILSAALFFAMEIYPLLLIADLGAAEAPLMGEFLPIIIALLFSLTGIAGGILSHNRIGGGLMAISGIVLLLVFGLNIAIIGGLLLLYGGYLRLSGQDCRIMTLLSSRNQAGKSPFILVAAGIGAIVLIGITMMAVLQICPPPGPWPSPPWCEDPDFMYIQAGEADLFFERPVFLLSVTPYDIDREVLDDLRPHAISWSPVVLESFYRLGHMNKMAILREKNIHFIGAGRDENLPTSPHPVKREDLASIDIYGNPILWVDPHNPGYLEGHYYRNILHPLWQEEIRSDLKDYVDAGVQGTLVDHPQSGYVVINMGRGSFDEYSMAGFNAYMKGRYTEEELQSRYGISDIDSFHLGEYLLEQNMEHLLDESAYNPHPLIYEFGRFQKLAGMEFWEMTVLEMKDYSRTNYNREFFFSMNVGPAFPGRFLPMDSLDYISGEFFYFNTVFHSPQKLGIEQKMTEGYSKHFSPYVEVSFDRGRLPRNTENLFKYIFADAYSSNTNILIRGPDGILTMDGEQYVDFREYVRYDAKAAGEYIRYLHDHPELFHAGEPAKVAVIHSLPSRKGQYLPLALSGTSDIDLTGTLDLLFDLYVPYGMIVSGCDIVPRDITRSDLDGYTVVILPSLTIIDENEIDILLDYVRDGGVVIQTGKFGLYNKEFETNTHNRLAELRRPGAKQIGAGTWHTITEPLGYEYYLYHGEIILPSEKTGVNPYLTQYSTILHTYYDPEIRTDAPGTVGIRRYVTDESVLLHLVNYHFNHMTDTFTTTPEFEISLEMPYDRTPERVILHNLETGSTGDIPFTYDDNRVIVSIERLEVYTIVEIRS; translated from the coding sequence ATGTCAGAGTCATCTCGCCATCCATTCTGGTATGGGCTCATGGGCGGTATTATCGGTATTTTATCTGCTGCCCTGTTCTTCGCCATGGAGATCTACCCTTTGCTTCTCATTGCAGATCTTGGTGCAGCTGAAGCTCCCCTTATGGGAGAATTTCTCCCCATCATCATCGCTCTTCTCTTCTCACTGACAGGGATCGCCGGTGGCATTCTCTCCCACAACAGAATAGGAGGAGGATTAATGGCGATATCGGGTATCGTGCTTCTCCTTGTATTTGGACTGAACATCGCCATCATCGGGGGTTTGCTCCTGCTCTATGGAGGGTATCTCAGATTATCCGGTCAGGATTGTAGGATAATGACACTCCTCTCTTCACGAAATCAGGCAGGAAAAAGCCCTTTTATACTCGTAGCCGCAGGAATCGGAGCAATTGTTCTGATCGGTATCACAATGATGGCTGTTCTTCAGATCTGTCCGCCACCCGGACCATGGCCGAGCCCGCCATGGTGCGAGGATCCTGATTTTATGTATATACAGGCAGGAGAGGCTGACCTGTTCTTTGAAAGACCGGTATTCCTGCTTTCTGTTACACCCTATGATATCGATCGTGAGGTCCTTGATGATCTCCGGCCCCATGCAATCTCCTGGAGTCCGGTTGTTCTTGAATCGTTCTACCGTCTGGGCCATATGAACAAGATGGCGATCCTCAGAGAGAAAAATATCCATTTCATCGGTGCCGGGCGGGATGAAAATCTGCCGACCAGTCCACACCCGGTAAAACGGGAGGATCTCGCCAGTATCGATATTTATGGAAATCCGATTCTTTGGGTTGATCCTCACAATCCAGGCTATCTTGAAGGTCATTACTATCGGAATATCCTTCATCCCCTCTGGCAGGAGGAGATCAGATCTGATCTGAAGGACTATGTCGATGCGGGTGTGCAGGGGACACTTGTTGATCATCCTCAGAGCGGCTATGTGGTTATAAACATGGGCAGAGGATCGTTTGATGAATACTCCATGGCAGGGTTCAATGCATACATGAAAGGCAGGTATACGGAAGAAGAACTTCAATCCCGCTATGGCATCTCTGATATTGATTCATTCCATCTTGGCGAGTATCTGCTCGAACAGAATATGGAGCATCTTCTGGATGAGTCAGCATATAATCCCCATCCGTTGATCTATGAGTTTGGAAGATTTCAGAAGCTGGCTGGAATGGAATTTTGGGAGATGACTGTTCTGGAGATGAAAGACTACTCCAGAACAAACTATAACAGGGAGTTCTTCTTCAGTATGAATGTCGGCCCGGCATTTCCCGGTCGCTTCCTCCCGATGGATTCTCTGGATTATATCAGTGGTGAATTCTTCTACTTCAACACAGTATTTCATAGCCCACAGAAGCTTGGAATCGAGCAGAAGATGACAGAAGGATATTCGAAGCACTTCTCCCCCTATGTCGAGGTCAGCTTTGACCGGGGGAGACTACCCCGAAATACTGAAAATCTGTTCAAATACATCTTTGCAGATGCCTACTCATCAAATACCAACATACTGATTCGTGGGCCTGACGGGATCCTTACGATGGATGGAGAGCAATATGTTGATTTCCGTGAGTATGTGAGGTATGATGCCAAAGCCGCCGGAGAATACATCCGGTACCTCCATGACCATCCTGAACTCTTCCATGCCGGGGAGCCTGCAAAGGTTGCGGTTATCCATTCACTCCCTTCACGAAAAGGCCAGTATCTGCCGCTTGCATTAAGCGGAACATCTGACATTGACCTTACCGGAACACTCGATCTTCTCTTTGACCTCTATGTCCCTTATGGCATGATCGTCTCTGGCTGTGACATTGTCCCGCGTGATATAACACGATCTGACCTTGACGGGTATACGGTTGTCATCCTGCCATCTCTTACGATCATAGATGAAAATGAGATAGACATCCTGCTTGATTATGTCAGAGACGGAGGTGTTGTGATCCAGACAGGGAAGTTTGGCCTCTATAACAAGGAATTTGAGACCAACACTCACAATCGGCTTGCTGAACTGCGGAGACCTGGTGCAAAGCAGATAGGGGCCGGAACCTGGCACACGATAACCGAGCCGCTTGGGTACGAGTACTATCTCTATCATGGAGAGATTATCCTGCCCTCAGAGAAGACCGGTGTAAATCCATACCTGACACAGTACAGCACCATTCTCCATACCTACTATGATCCCGAGATCAGAACTGATGCACCAGGCACCGTTGGTATCCGGAGGTATGTGACAGATGAGAGCGTGTTGCTCCATCTCGTCAACTATCATTTCAATCACATGACCGATACATTCACCACCACTCCGGAATTTGAGATCTCTCTTGAAATGCCATATGATCGAACTCCGGAGAGGGTCATTCTCCATAATCTTGAGACGGGTAGTACCGGGGATATTCCGTTTACCTATGATGACAACCGGGTGATCGTTTCAATTGAGAGACTGGAGGTCTATACAATCGTGGAGATACGGTCATAG
- the thsA gene encoding thermosome subunit alpha has product MQQYGGGPEMQAGIYREGTEKTGGRDALSNNIAAGKAVAAVIRTTLGPQGMDKMLVDSIGDVVITNDGVTILQEMAIEHPAAKMMVGIAKTQDDEAGDGTTTAVLLAGELLKTAEALIDQDLHPTVIVQGYRMAQEKAASILDELSFAVGPEEREILTRIASTAMTGKGAETTKEYLADLIVEAVSLITDDEGHADVTNIRIEKKVGGSADDAEIIEGIVIDKERLHPSMPGSVTDAEILLLNAAIEMRKTEIDAEITITRPEELDGYLAQEEEMQREMVGRIIASGADVVFCQKGIDEFAEKILAQAGIFAVRRMKKSDMETIAEATGASIVSSLDAISGDDLGRAGMVGEKRLSGERMVVISGCRNPHAVTIVVRGGTSHVADELGLAVEDGLRAVGATLDDKKAVAGGGAVEIELSRRLSAYGSGIGGREQLAIDAFATALEAIPRTLAENAGLDPIDMLAALRTAHEQGMTTAGLDPDAEGAVDMREAGVIEPLRIKAQAISSAAEAAAMILRIDEIIASSGTGGMPSEEEMAAMQAMGGMGGMGGGMPMM; this is encoded by the coding sequence ATGCAGCAGTACGGAGGAGGACCAGAGATGCAGGCAGGCATCTATCGGGAAGGAACAGAGAAGACGGGCGGCCGTGATGCCCTGAGCAATAATATTGCCGCCGGAAAAGCCGTAGCTGCCGTCATCCGGACGACGCTTGGCCCTCAGGGGATGGATAAGATGCTCGTCGACTCGATCGGGGATGTGGTCATCACCAATGATGGCGTCACCATTCTGCAGGAGATGGCGATAGAGCATCCTGCCGCAAAGATGATGGTCGGGATCGCAAAGACCCAGGATGACGAGGCCGGGGATGGAACCACGACCGCCGTTCTCCTCGCGGGGGAGCTCCTCAAAACGGCGGAGGCCCTCATCGACCAGGACCTTCATCCGACCGTCATTGTGCAGGGATACCGGATGGCACAGGAGAAGGCAGCATCGATCCTTGATGAGCTCTCCTTTGCGGTCGGCCCTGAAGAGAGGGAGATCCTGACCAGGATCGCCTCAACCGCGATGACCGGGAAGGGTGCGGAGACGACAAAAGAATATCTTGCAGATCTCATCGTCGAGGCTGTCTCGCTGATCACCGATGATGAGGGGCATGCGGATGTCACGAATATCCGGATCGAGAAGAAGGTCGGGGGCTCGGCAGACGACGCAGAGATCATCGAGGGGATCGTCATCGATAAGGAGCGGCTTCATCCGTCGATGCCCGGCTCCGTCACCGATGCCGAGATCCTCCTCCTCAATGCCGCCATCGAGATGAGGAAGACCGAGATCGATGCCGAGATCACCATCACCCGCCCCGAAGAGCTGGACGGCTATCTGGCACAGGAGGAGGAGATGCAGCGGGAGATGGTCGGGAGGATCATCGCATCCGGTGCGGATGTCGTCTTCTGCCAGAAAGGGATCGACGAATTTGCTGAGAAGATCCTTGCACAGGCGGGTATCTTTGCCGTACGGAGGATGAAGAAGTCTGATATGGAGACGATTGCGGAGGCGACCGGTGCCTCGATCGTCTCCTCCCTTGATGCCATCTCCGGGGATGATCTGGGAAGGGCAGGAATGGTCGGGGAGAAGCGGCTCTCCGGTGAGCGGATGGTCGTCATCTCAGGGTGCAGAAATCCCCATGCCGTCACCATCGTCGTCAGGGGGGGAACCAGCCATGTGGCAGATGAACTCGGCCTTGCCGTAGAGGACGGGCTCCGTGCCGTCGGGGCGACCCTTGACGATAAGAAAGCGGTTGCCGGGGGCGGCGCCGTCGAGATCGAACTCTCCCGCCGCCTTTCTGCCTATGGCTCCGGTATCGGCGGCCGGGAACAGCTCGCCATCGATGCGTTTGCAACCGCCCTTGAGGCGATCCCCCGGACCCTTGCCGAGAATGCCGGCCTTGACCCCATCGATATGCTTGCCGCTCTCAGGACTGCACATGAGCAGGGGATGACGACGGCAGGACTCGATCCCGATGCTGAGGGGGCAGTCGATATGCGGGAGGCAGGGGTTATCGAGCCGCTCCGGATCAAGGCCCAGGCGATCTCCTCTGCCGCAGAGGCAGCCGCCATGATCCTCAGGATCGATGAGATCATCGCTTCATCCGGAACAGGCGGTATGCCCTCTGAAGAGGAGATGGCCGCCATGCAGGCGATGGGCGGCATGGGCGGCATGGGCGGCGGCATGCCGATGATGTAG
- a CDS encoding histidine kinase N-terminal 7TM domain-containing protein produces MEHNRYLWEVCTILETLLIASCLVSAFITFGLGIYVYATIPGEKAAILFLAAMATATYWALGEFFLWQATSYEGVYFWLRISSFWPVLAVLAAHFILIYTEHPLSERRRIPLILALLYLPASFFALLGSFTDTIYTVVFDEGRWIYQPVLSGPFYIASALYVIIVMILAVYLIASAWFNAPNERIRQQNRLVCIGLLAAIGFGMISGLLLPVLGITTPNFIFIGLAIFSCCITVAILRYGLFTLKPETAGPEIIATMPDGLLLVDPGGRIISANAAADGLFGAFAGSLPGTSIRTILPEDISATIRMHGEEGETITDLEAYPENIGGKAISIAASGVRAPDGKPAGCILIIRDISARKAAEKALRIASERISWLTRLTRHDIANEVTALGGYLELLKDEEDPKRRDHYLDQAVRKVGTITGHLRFSREYQDIGAYDPVWLALQPLIEQVARDIRMEGVRVVDHADPVTIYADRLFIKVIHTLLENAVRHGGTITTITISTSELEDGSLLLVFEDDGTGIPDGEKELIFQYGYGKNTGFGLAFARDITAVTGITLTEDGEEGRGARFGIRIPEKGWIRKGQADDHGTAI; encoded by the coding sequence GTGGAACACAATAGATATCTATGGGAGGTCTGCACGATCCTCGAAACACTCCTGATAGCCTCCTGCCTTGTATCCGCTTTCATCACCTTCGGGCTAGGGATCTATGTCTATGCAACGATCCCGGGTGAAAAGGCCGCCATCCTTTTTCTCGCTGCAATGGCGACTGCAACCTACTGGGCACTCGGAGAGTTCTTTCTCTGGCAGGCGACCAGTTATGAAGGAGTCTATTTCTGGCTGAGGATCAGCTCATTCTGGCCGGTCCTTGCGGTCCTTGCCGCCCACTTTATCCTGATATACACCGAACACCCATTATCTGAGAGGAGAAGGATACCCCTAATCCTTGCTCTCCTCTATCTTCCCGCCTCTTTTTTTGCCCTGCTGGGGAGCTTTACGGATACCATCTATACCGTTGTCTTCGATGAAGGACGGTGGATATACCAGCCGGTACTCTCCGGGCCTTTCTACATCGCCTCTGCACTTTATGTTATCATCGTGATGATCCTCGCGGTGTATCTGATCGCCTCAGCCTGGTTCAATGCACCAAACGAACGAATCCGGCAGCAGAACCGCCTCGTCTGCATCGGACTGCTCGCTGCCATCGGCTTTGGGATGATCTCCGGATTACTCCTCCCGGTACTCGGTATCACAACACCGAACTTCATCTTTATCGGACTTGCCATCTTCTCATGCTGCATCACCGTCGCGATTCTGCGATACGGCCTCTTCACCCTGAAACCGGAGACTGCAGGGCCGGAGATCATCGCAACGATGCCGGACGGGCTGCTGCTGGTCGATCCCGGCGGCAGGATCATCTCGGCCAATGCAGCAGCAGACGGACTCTTCGGAGCATTTGCCGGCAGTCTTCCGGGAACAAGCATCCGGACGATCCTCCCCGAGGATATCTCTGCAACAATACGCATGCATGGGGAGGAGGGGGAGACGATCACAGATCTTGAGGCATATCCGGAAAATATCGGGGGAAAGGCTATCAGCATCGCAGCATCCGGGGTACGGGCCCCTGATGGCAAACCGGCAGGCTGCATCCTCATTATCCGGGATATCTCAGCAAGAAAGGCGGCTGAGAAAGCCCTTCGGATCGCCAGCGAGAGGATCAGCTGGCTGACACGGCTCACCCGGCATGATATCGCAAACGAGGTGACCGCCCTTGGCGGCTACCTTGAACTGCTGAAAGATGAAGAGGATCCAAAGAGACGGGATCATTATCTCGACCAGGCTGTCCGGAAGGTCGGGACCATCACCGGCCATCTCAGATTCTCCCGCGAATACCAGGATATCGGGGCATATGACCCGGTATGGCTGGCGCTTCAGCCCCTGATCGAACAGGTTGCCCGGGATATCCGGATGGAGGGGGTCAGGGTAGTAGATCATGCTGATCCGGTGACAATCTATGCGGATCGCCTCTTCATCAAAGTGATCCATACGCTGCTCGAAAATGCGGTTCGCCATGGCGGGACCATCACAACCATCACCATATCGACCAGTGAACTGGAGGACGGGAGCCTCCTTCTGGTATTTGAGGATGATGGCACCGGCATCCCGGATGGGGAGAAGGAGTTGATATTCCAGTACGGGTATGGGAAGAACACCGGGTTTGGCCTTGCCTTTGCCCGTGATATCACGGCGGTGACAGGGATCACCCTCACCGAAGACGGAGAGGAGGGGCGGGGAGCCCGGTTTGGGATTAGGATTCCAGAGAAAGGATGGATCCGGAAGGGGCAGGCTGATGATCACGGCACCGCGATCTGA
- a CDS encoding redoxin domain-containing protein — MDPQLRMARPGDLAGNFSLKDQNNETFSLLEHAETRLLLSFHPLAWTDFCAKQMLSLEENRDTFASLETYCVGISVDSVPCKKAWAASLGIRHTRILCDFWPHGQVARQFGIFREANGFSERANIIVDADQNVIFSKVYPVHSVPDIHEIISFLEKG, encoded by the coding sequence ATGGACCCACAGCTCCGGATGGCCCGGCCTGGTGATCTGGCCGGAAACTTCTCGTTGAAAGACCAGAATAACGAGACCTTCAGCCTCCTCGAACACGCAGAGACCCGGCTCCTCCTCTCCTTCCACCCGCTTGCATGGACCGACTTCTGTGCAAAGCAGATGCTCTCCCTCGAAGAGAACCGGGATACCTTCGCATCGCTTGAGACGTACTGCGTCGGGATCAGCGTCGATTCGGTCCCCTGCAAGAAGGCATGGGCCGCAAGCCTCGGTATCCGGCATACCCGGATCCTCTGCGACTTCTGGCCGCATGGCCAGGTGGCCAGGCAGTTTGGGATCTTCCGGGAGGCAAACGGCTTTTCGGAACGGGCGAATATCATCGTGGATGCAGATCAGAACGTCATCTTCTCAAAGGTCTATCCCGTCCACAGTGTCCCGGATATCCATGAGATCATCAGTTTTCTGGAGAAGGGGTAA
- a CDS encoding tubulin/FtsZ family protein, with the protein MRVFFIGYGQAGGKIVDMFLAMDKKIQGNSFRGIAVNTARTDLMGLKHIEMKDRLLIGQTVVKGHGVGTDNVTGAKIAADEIDTIINAIDMRGTHDIDAFIVVAGLGGGTGSGGTPVLCRHLKRIYREPVYVLGMIPAPEEGKLYSYNAARSLATLVKEADNTFIFDNSAWKSEGESVKAGYDTLNDELVRRFGVLFRAGEVGKLGVGEMVVDSSEFINTLRGGGISTVGYAISEVTTKTKPKKSLFSGFGKKKEEAESPLTGEDKSAKIIGVIRRAMLGRLTLPCDYTTAERALVLVAGPPNELDRKGVEKSKSWVEENIAGVEVRGGDYPVDSSYIAGVVILASIGNAPRITELLEIAKETKKDVLVSQERRSTMFEDAVDPLFE; encoded by the coding sequence ATGAGAGTATTTTTTATCGGATATGGACAGGCCGGGGGCAAGATCGTTGATATGTTCCTTGCAATGGATAAGAAGATCCAGGGGAACAGCTTCCGGGGTATCGCTGTAAATACCGCACGAACCGATCTGATGGGGCTCAAGCACATCGAGATGAAGGATCGCCTCCTCATCGGCCAGACGGTCGTCAAGGGGCATGGTGTCGGGACCGACAACGTCACCGGCGCAAAGATCGCCGCTGATGAGATCGATACCATCATCAATGCCATCGATATGCGGGGGACCCATGACATCGATGCTTTTATCGTCGTTGCAGGTCTTGGAGGGGGAACCGGCTCCGGGGGAACCCCGGTCCTCTGTCGGCACCTGAAGCGTATCTACCGGGAGCCGGTCTATGTCCTCGGGATGATCCCGGCTCCGGAGGAGGGGAAACTCTACTCCTATAATGCCGCACGGAGCCTTGCAACACTCGTCAAGGAGGCGGATAACACCTTCATCTTTGATAACAGTGCATGGAAGAGTGAGGGGGAGAGTGTCAAGGCAGGATACGATACCCTCAATGACGAGCTTGTCCGCCGATTCGGCGTCCTCTTCCGGGCAGGAGAGGTTGGAAAGCTGGGTGTCGGTGAGATGGTCGTCGATTCGTCCGAGTTCATCAATACCCTCCGGGGCGGGGGCATCTCAACCGTCGGATATGCCATCTCCGAGGTGACCACAAAGACCAAGCCCAAGAAGAGTCTCTTCTCCGGATTTGGGAAGAAGAAGGAGGAGGCCGAGAGCCCCCTGACCGGGGAGGATAAGTCTGCAAAGATCATCGGGGTCATCCGGCGGGCGATGCTCGGCAGGCTGACACTCCCCTGCGACTATACCACAGCAGAGCGGGCACTGGTTCTTGTTGCCGGCCCTCCAAATGAACTGGATCGGAAGGGTGTCGAGAAGTCCAAGTCATGGGTTGAGGAGAATATCGCCGGGGTCGAGGTCCGGGGCGGTGACTATCCTGTGGATTCATCATATATCGCCGGGGTCGTCATCCTTGCGTCCATCGGTAATGCCCCCCGGATCACCGAACTCCTTGAGATCGCCAAGGAGACGAAGAAGGATGTCCTCGTCTCCCAGGAGCGGAGATCGACGATGTTTGAGGATGCCGTCGATCCCCTCTTTGAGTGA
- a CDS encoding sensor histidine kinase codes for MILQYSPFILIYLGSCLIGLYLLHYTRRLPDTPGLLPLQGICTGASIWALAYALELVIITPGGNIVTTAGEYLGIFILVPSLLFFVLSYTGRARYITRRNVLVIALPLILFYLAMITNPLHSLYYTSITPYSLGDLVLFVYEYGPIFWIAFLYLMALVGFSLSLLLAAWIDYPSFYRPQIGLLILAIILPILTSGVYVAKLGPAPGLQITPVIFLLVAGILVFASAKYKLFTILPRTQCSIPDILPDGILIADETGAIIYQNRASVAYLASGDAIGKGISDAIPPFPPGEETQEHAMPDGRILEMRRYLLAGTGADDQCIIIHDITNRRMAEVNLREANRKLSLLSSVTRHDIVNQIAVAQSAIELVRFETDDPTILRYLAATETAVLRIHSEIEFTRIYQDLGSQEPQWQPLLSVISPPCCLPLTLSCGEYTVHADPMLPKVFENLFDNAIRHGNEVTGITISCEEVAGELQIMVADDGIGIPEDLKERIFDHGFGGNTGLGLFLIREILAITGISIIEDGVSGEGARFLITVPEGRYRVQPVSR; via the coding sequence ATGATCCTCCAGTACTCCCCGTTCATCCTTATTTACCTTGGATCATGTCTCATCGGCCTCTATCTCCTCCATTACACCCGCCGCCTCCCTGATACCCCCGGCCTGCTGCCACTGCAGGGGATCTGCACCGGTGCCTCGATCTGGGCGCTGGCGTATGCACTGGAGCTTGTGATTATAACTCCCGGGGGAAATATCGTCACAACGGCAGGTGAGTATCTTGGCATCTTCATCCTCGTCCCGTCGCTCCTCTTCTTCGTCCTCTCCTATACCGGCCGGGCACGATACATTACCCGGAGAAACGTCCTCGTCATCGCCCTCCCCCTGATCCTCTTCTATCTCGCGATGATCACAAACCCGCTCCACTCCCTGTACTATACGTCGATCACCCCGTATTCTCTTGGGGATCTCGTCCTCTTTGTCTATGAGTACGGCCCGATCTTCTGGATCGCCTTTCTGTATCTGATGGCACTCGTCGGCTTCTCCCTCTCCCTCCTTCTGGCGGCATGGATCGATTATCCCTCCTTTTACCGACCGCAGATTGGGCTTCTGATCCTTGCCATCATCCTCCCGATCCTGACAAGTGGCGTCTATGTCGCCAAGCTCGGACCTGCTCCGGGCCTCCAGATAACCCCGGTCATCTTCCTCCTCGTCGCGGGTATCCTGGTCTTCGCCTCCGCGAAGTACAAGCTCTTTACCATCCTCCCAAGGACCCAGTGCAGTATTCCCGACATCCTCCCGGATGGTATCCTGATCGCAGATGAGACCGGGGCGATCATCTACCAGAACAGGGCATCGGTGGCATATCTTGCATCAGGAGATGCCATCGGGAAGGGTATCTCAGACGCTATCCCCCCCTTTCCACCCGGGGAAGAGACACAGGAACATGCGATGCCGGATGGCCGTATCCTTGAGATGAGGAGGTACCTCCTCGCCGGAACCGGTGCCGATGATCAGTGCATCATCATTCATGATATCACGAACCGGAGAATGGCTGAGGTCAACCTCCGTGAGGCGAACCGGAAGCTCTCCCTCCTCTCAAGCGTCACCCGCCATGATATCGTCAACCAGATCGCGGTTGCACAGAGTGCCATTGAGCTTGTACGGTTCGAGACCGATGATCCGACCATACTGAGATATCTTGCTGCAACGGAGACGGCGGTTCTGCGGATCCACTCAGAGATCGAGTTTACGCGGATCTACCAGGATCTCGGCAGCCAGGAGCCGCAATGGCAGCCCCTCTTATCTGTCATATCGCCCCCCTGCTGCCTCCCCCTTACCCTCTCCTGTGGGGAGTATACCGTCCATGCCGATCCGATGCTCCCGAAGGTCTTTGAGAACCTCTTTGATAACGCCATCCGGCACGGCAACGAGGTGACCGGGATCACCATCTCCTGTGAGGAGGTCGCCGGTGAGCTTCAGATCATGGTTGCAGATGATGGCATCGGGATCCCGGAGGATCTGAAGGAGCGTATCTTTGACCACGGGTTTGGAGGGAATACCGGGCTTGGCCTCTTCCTGATCCGGGAGATCCTTGCGATCACCGGGATCTCGATCATCGAGGACGGTGTCTCTGGTGAGGGGGCGAGGTTCCTGATCACGGTCCCCGAAGGGAGGTACCGGGTCCAACCGGTAAGCAGATGA
- a CDS encoding flavodoxin family protein — MNRNTTQNTVLGISGSPRKGGNSDILLHYILKGAEAAMMETKPVYLRDIDFSSCTGCERCRKDKICTGLQDGLTPLYPSIQQSDALVLVSPTHNYNITALMKAFIDRLYCFYDFGDARPRPWSSRLAGQGRRAVIAAIAEQEHKEDMGFALEALRLPLEALGYEIVDEVTVFSIFDAGGVKNHPDLLDRAMEAGRRLGRP, encoded by the coding sequence ATGAACCGGAATACCACCCAAAATACCGTCCTTGGCATCTCCGGAAGCCCCAGAAAAGGCGGGAACTCCGATATCCTCCTCCATTACATCCTCAAGGGTGCAGAGGCCGCGATGATGGAGACAAAACCGGTATACCTCCGGGATATCGATTTCTCATCATGCACCGGCTGCGAACGGTGCCGGAAGGACAAGATCTGCACAGGCCTTCAGGACGGGCTCACCCCGTTGTATCCCTCCATCCAGCAGTCCGATGCCCTCGTCCTCGTCTCCCCGACCCATAACTACAATATCACCGCGTTGATGAAGGCCTTCATCGACCGGCTCTACTGCTTCTATGACTTCGGTGATGCCCGGCCCCGCCCATGGTCGAGCCGGCTTGCAGGCCAGGGGCGCCGGGCGGTCATCGCCGCCATCGCCGAGCAGGAGCATAAGGAGGATATGGGATTTGCCCTTGAGGCCCTCCGTCTCCCGCTTGAAGCCCTCGGCTATGAGATTGTCGATGAGGTTACGGTCTTCTCCATCTTTGATGCAGGCGGCGTGAAGAATCACCCGGATCTTCTGGATCGGGCGATGGAGGCGGGCAGGCGACTCGGACGCCCCTGA